The Brevibacillus brevis genome contains a region encoding:
- a CDS encoding lipase family protein produces the protein MVYTYGSPRIGEPHCALRFNKVVANSLRIVNVHDFFPTFPDQKYPPPFT, from the coding sequence ATTGTTTATACCTATGGCAGTCCGCGTATTGGTGAACCCCACTGCGCTTTACGCTTCAATAAAGTCGTTGCAAATAGTCTACGCATTGTAAATGTTCACGACTTTTTTCCTACATTCCCCGATCAAAAGTATCCGCCTCCGTTTACGTAG
- a CDS encoding accessory gene regulator ArgB-like protein: MIETLAERIAIQLKSINPHETKSVPTMKFGLILIINMLLIITISLTLSLMIGTFQGTLITLAGFLVLRQFSGGFHYSSSVYCTMTSISGAVFIPLITLPNDFVTPIIIITLILVALFAPQEMEMQSRLFKQNQTLLLKTISIIIVSTLFFIESETLVKTFFVQALTLIPLKGGGKDEK; this comes from the coding sequence GATCAACCCACATGAAACAAAGTCAGTCCCTACCATGAAATTTGGGTTAATCCTTATCATCAACATGCTTCTCATCATTACGATTAGCCTTACCCTTTCACTCATGATAGGGACATTTCAAGGAACATTGATCACATTGGCCGGATTTTTAGTACTACGCCAATTTTCAGGAGGATTTCACTATTCATCGTCTGTCTACTGCACCATGACAAGTATTTCAGGAGCTGTATTCATCCCTCTCATTACCCTACCTAATGATTTTGTCACCCCAATTATTATTATCACATTAATCCTAGTAGCACTTTTTGCACCGCAAGAAATGGAAATGCAATCACGACTATTCAAACAGAATCAGACTTTGCTCCTCAAGACCATCTCCATTATCATCGTCAGTACATTATTTTTCATAGAAAGCGAGACACTGGTTAAGACTTTCTTTGTGCAAGCACTGACGCTAATTCCACTGAAAGGAGGTGGAAAAGATGAAAAATAA
- a CDS encoding cyclic lactone autoinducer peptide — translation MKNKAMMFVAKYVSAIASFVAVLAVSTASFGFVGKPEIPEELKK, via the coding sequence ATGAAAAATAAAGCGATGATGTTCGTAGCGAAATATGTTTCTGCAATTGCTTCATTTGTTGCGGTACTGGCAGTATCTACAGCATCCTTTGGTTTCGTGGGGAAACCTGAAATTCCAGAAGAATTAAAGAAATAA
- the loaP gene encoding antiterminator LoaP, with translation MKWYAIFVESGKEEVVQKYLRLYFNEQSLLSVVPKRLVPEKKSGIVYNVMKNIFPGYVLIKTEMTNEMFHKIKKIPRSLRLVNNGSYYSQDEGTYYSSIDEKEITPILQLMGNGEVVDYSKVYLENSKVIVESGPLKGLEGIIKKVDKHKNRAKIFLTFMGVEKTIDVGIEILSKPL, from the coding sequence TCCGGAAAAGAAGAAGTCGTTCAAAAATACCTCAGACTCTATTTTAATGAGCAATCATTATTGTCCGTTGTACCGAAGAGATTGGTTCCTGAGAAAAAGTCAGGCATTGTGTATAATGTCATGAAGAATATTTTTCCTGGATATGTACTGATTAAGACTGAAATGACTAACGAAATGTTCCATAAAATCAAAAAAATTCCTAGAAGTTTGCGTTTGGTCAATAACGGTAGTTACTATTCGCAAGATGAGGGCACTTATTATTCGAGCATTGACGAAAAAGAAATCACCCCGATACTCCAACTCATGGGAAACGGTGAGGTTGTCGATTATTCAAAAGTTTATCTGGAAAATTCAAAGGTGATCGTCGAATCTGGTCCCCTAAAAGGACTGGAAGGCATCATCAAAAAAGTGGATAAGCACAAAAATAGGGCAAAAATATTTTTAACCTTTATGGGAGTAGAGAAAACAATTGATGTGGGAATTGAAATCCTTTCAAAGCCTTTGTAA